The Lolium perenne isolate Kyuss_39 chromosome 6, Kyuss_2.0, whole genome shotgun sequence genome segment GATAATTGTAGATTCCATATACACTGATGATTAGTGATATAGGCACACAGATGAATGCTGAACAAAAGCATGCTTCTTTTATTTAGTTTACAACTGAGAAGAACGGTTTTCACTTCGTGTTTTGGTTTTCCTCCTACAGCAGACATGACACGAAGTAAACTGCATGTTGTTCAATCCAGTGATGAATACATGACCGAGGAACATGACAACATTACGCACAATGATGATGAATCATCTGATTTTGAACGTTTATCTTGTAATGGTGAAGAAGGCTTGACAGaaagtgatgatgaagaggatgaggatgaagatgaccaTGATGAGGCTGGTGATAATTGCCAAGGTAATTGTTCATATATTCAATATTGGTGATAAAAATATATGCTCTGGCTACCTATTTCTGGAACATAATTGTTTTGGAAATTTATGCATGATCAGATGAAAATGGAGAAACGGTCAAGCGCGGGAGAACGAAGCTGAAAAAAACTTGGAATCTTCCCAAAGGGCAGAGAATTGTGGTCAACTGCAATGATCTGAACCAGCCAATTGGAAAAGAAGGTGGACGTCTAGGTTACTTTCTTGGTACAATTGCTAGGAATGGGAAATTGTGTAGCTTGAGCTACACAGACTGGAGAAAATTAATAGGAGAGAGGGATAAGAAAAATGAACAGAGAAATAAAAAGGATATATTGGCGCAAGTAAAGGTAGATCCAGAGTTCACTAAAAATATTTTGCTACAGTTCTTATGATTTACATTGCATGTTATGATAATAttacttttgttggatatgtagatgaGGTTTCTTTACCCTCCTCGATTGGAAAAGTATATATTAAAAACAATTGGAGAacgatggaggcaacataagtcaAATCTGAAATCATTCTATTTTGATGCAACCAAGAGTATGGAAGCGAACAACACCAATGTTCCAAGGGGTGTGATTAAAGACCAGTGGATTTCTCTTGTTACTAATTGGATGAGCCAAAAGGCACAGGTACATATGGACGACTTGTGAGATTACCATTTACATCTTGATTAGTTTCTCTAGGAAATTATGCAAATGCATGTGCATTATTTGCAAATTGTATGACAGGATATAAGTGAGAAAAATAGGCAAAACTCTACAATGAAGAAGTCGATACATACGGCTGGAACTAAGAGTTTCGCTCGGAATAGAGAAGAGCTGGTTAGTTTAGCAGGACTGAAATATATGCATCTATATCCCATTTGCACTGTATGTTGTCATCACTAACTATTGATTAATATTTCCATCTAACAAATAGAGGCAAAAGGATCCAGAAAAGAAGAACCCACACAGAGCTGTCCTCTACATTCATACACACCAGCACAAAACTGACAAAAATGACAAGACGATTAATGAACACGTGGTATAATGTCTACTCTCTATTATGAATATTTATATTATTGTTTTGTACATTTTTATTAATTAGACTATCCATGTGTTTAGGTTGAATTGAAAAATACTTTAGCTCAGAGGCCAGATTTAGCAGACACAAGTAAAGGGACGGCTTGGAAAGGAGATGCCTTGAATACAATACTAGGAGCAGACAAGGCTGGACATGTACATGGGTTGGGACTAGTGCCAAATCCTAATCAAGTCTTTGGTGTATCATCTTCACGTCACTTTCAGGATATACACCTTACTTCACTGGAGGATACACGAAATGAAGATATTTTGCTTGTTAGACTACAGATGGAAAAGATGGAGCAACACATTAAAAACCAAGATGCTAAAATTCTAGAATTAAATGAGAAGTCGCTGAACTCTAGAAGACAGGTAAATTTAAGGAACTTTGCCATTGTTCAATACATGTACTAAAAATTTTATTGGTCATTATAGGGTTCTTTGGGTCAGATATCTACATCCCGAGATGCTCTTGGTATTGCCCAGACAAACTCAAAAAGGAAAGTAAGTATCCATAGAAAGGTCAAAGTCATTTACATAAATATATTCATATTTGTTTCTTGATCCGCAGAGAGTATATGGTGATCTTCATAGTCAACAACTTGGAACTGTTGGAAAGGAGAACAAACGTCCTGCTTCACATAAGGTTTGCACATTTATATATTGTTTGGAACCCAACATGTTTGACCAACCATTTCATTCTTCCTTGTAATTTTTGCAATATCAGTGCTCATTATAGTTTTTGCCAATCTTACAATATATGTACTGTCGTAGAACAAAGAAACTTTGGTCCAAGATGAAAATGTGCAACCTAGACAAGGAAGTGCTAGTGCAGAAAAGGTTAGTGCACTTCTTTactttgtgagttaactcttatgtagcTGATGTCGCCCTCGTTCATTGTGTAGTTACCTTTTTGTCCATGCTTGTTTATTCCATCTATGGTGTATTTGTAGCACTGAATCTATTTTAACGATGACATGGTTCATGAATTTATTTTTTTATCTAATTAATTACCCTATACTATAGGACCTGAACATTGACCCCCAGCACAACGACACACTTGAACATTTTAAGGTTTCCTCTACACACACGGTACCTTCTCATTCATCATGTATACATTTGAATTCAGTTTTCTGCTTGTATTACCTCTGATATTATGCACCTTCTCATTAGCATGGTGGCTAGAACACAAAGATCCCAAAATGGGCTATTAAAACAAAGCATGTCAATGTATGATATGGAATTACTAAATATTTATCTTCTACTTTTCAGTTTGCTTCTAATTTAGGACTATATATTTGCAGCAAGAAATTTATTATTGCTTGCAGTTCTTGCAACATGAGTTATTATTATAGTCCATGCCATCTTATAATGTATATTTTGTCATAGAACAAAGGAACTTTGGTTCATGATGAAAATGTCCAACCAAGGAAGGAAAGTGCTAGTGCTGAGAAGGTTAGTGCACTTCAGTTCTTGAAGTTCTCGCTTCTATAGTTATCACTTTGTCCATTATTATGTATGCATTCCGAAATCATTTCAGTGGCCTTGATTACCTGCAGAGCACAACTTGTTCTTTTTAGCTGGCTAATTACTAAAATCATTAGTTGGATTACTAATAAAGTATCTTTTGCACAGTCCTTTATTCCACCGCAGATCTGAGTCTAAATgaaaaaaataacaatcacaagtTGACCATTGCCTATGAAGTGGAGCTCCATGGACGTTAGTACCTTTGTTGCTCCATATGCTCAAGTCAGTTGGATAGTTCTAATGCACATGTCTATGAAACAGAGGAGAAAATCCCCTCTCAATGTGAAAAAAGAACAGTACTATACAATGGTCGTGTGTGGATAGAAAAATGTGTATTCTTTTATCACTTGCAGCTTCTTATGAAGTTTTTTATTTCCGTTATATCTGACTATATTGCACTCCTCATTAGCATGGTGGCCAAAGCATGAAGATATCAAAAGGGACTACCACAACAAAGAAAGCTAATGTATGGCATGGTATTTCTTAACCTTTTGCTTCTCCTTTTCAGTTTTCTTATGATTCACTTTATTGCATACTGATGTTGCACTATCATCTACAGAAACAACAATGCAGTACGCCAAATAGCTTGGATGCCAACTCGATAGATGTATGCACATTACGTTTGTTTTATTCATGATTCTTCTTAGGTTTATTGCATTGGAAAAAAATCTCACGCACTTTTGTTTATGTAAAAGGTTGGCACTGTAGTATTTTTGAAGAGTTTGGAAAATCCAAACAAAAATGTTGCTATTGCTACACTCCAAAGTAGCGACCCAGAATATACAGTGGAAGGTGTTAGACTTGGAAATCAATTCTGGGCAGTGCGCATTGATGCTACATTAGCAAAATCCGATGAGTTGATCCGACCACTCAAAAAGGTCAAGATTATTGGTCATGCAGCGGGATTAATCATCGCATGGCCTTCAACCATTGTATGTTATCCTGTTCTGCAATTTTACCCCTATTAAAATTTTCACCACTTTatttacttggtgaatttctttacCGATCTCATTTTTTCTTGTAGATTTCGAAGATAAATTGATGATGCATGGTTGAGATGTTGATGGCAAGATGAAGACTGCTACTACTACTGGATAGCTACTACTACTGGATAGCTTACATTAGTTTTAATAAGTAATTTAATCGTCAATGTTGGGAAGGGAACATTATATTTGTAATAGTGCAAGTACCAGACAGTTTGTGTTCTTTGAATCGTTTTCTTTGTTATTGAACAAAGTCAATATATTATGTGAAATATTTCTATTCCCTATATTGCGTCTCTTGTGCAATATCTGCGTTGATTTAGTGACCCCTACGAGCTATATGTAAAATATTGATCATGGTATGTAGCAGCGTTTTGAAGTGCTGATACCATTAGTGCATGATACCACCAACGCATACATGTGTTGTTAGACTCTCATTATATACGTTGCTATCTTACAACGCTTATGCATGCTGATTACCAACGGATGTTTTTGTGTTGTTGTAGACCCTTGCAACGGCACCAACGGCAACGCATAATAATCCGTTGGCATAGACATTACCAACGCTTATAtgaacatctggcaacacatcgatGCGTTGCTAAAGGGGGGGCCTGTTGTAgtgatgctggatagcggtctatgtactttgtcgtaatgcccaattaaatctcacaatactcatcataatatgtatgtgcatggtcatgccctctttatttgtcaattgcccaactgtaatttgttcacccaacatgttgtttatcttatgggagagacacctctagtgaatcatggaccggtccaattctctatactgaaatacaatctactgcaatactgttctactgttttctgcaaacaatcatcttccacactatacatctaatcctttgttacagcaagccggtgagattgacaacctcgctgtttcgttggggcaaagtactttggttgtgttgtgcaggttccacgttggcgccggaatccctggtgttgcgccgcactacatctcgccgccatcaaccttcaacgtgcttcttggctcctactggttcgataaaccttggtttcatactgagggaaaacttgccgttgtacgcatcacaccttcctcttggggttcccaacggacgtgttctgtacacgccatcaagcaatttttctggcgccgttgccgggaagatcaagacacgctgcaaggggagtctccacttcccaatctctttactttgtttttgtcttgcttagttttatttactactttgtttgctgcactaaatcaaaatacaaaaaaattagttgctagttttactttatttgctatctcgtttgctatatcaaaaacacaaaaaaaattagttacttgcatttactttatctagtttgttttatttactactgctaaaatggccacctctgaaaatactaagttgtgtgacttcacaaccacaaataataatgatttcttatgcacacctattgctccacctgctactacagcagaattctttgaaattaaacctgctttactgaatcttgttatgcgagagcaattttctggtgttagttctgatgatgctgctgcccatcttaataattttgttgaactatgtgaaatgcaaaaatataaagatgtagatggtgacattataaaattaaaattgttccctttctcattaagaggaagagctaaagattggttgctatctctgcctaagaatagtattgattcctggactaaatgcaaggatgcttttattggtagatattatccccctgctaaaattatatctttgaggagtagcataatgaattttaaacaattagatactgaacatgttgcacaagcatgggaaagaatgaaatctctggttaaaaattgcccaacccatggactgactacttggatgatcatccaaaccttctatgcaggactaaatttttcttcgcggaatttattggattcagctgctggaggtacctttatgtccatcactcttggtgaagcaacaaagcttcttgataatatgatgatcaactactctgaatggcacacggaaagagctccacaaggtaagaaggtaaattctgtcgaagaaacctcttccttgagtgataagattgatgctattatgtctattcttgtgaatgataggactaatattgatcctaataatgttccattagcttcattggttgcccaagaagaacatgttgatgtaaacttcattaaaaataataatttcaacaacaacgcttatcgGAACaactctagtaataactataggccatatccttataatagtggtaactgttgtgggtatacttcatgggtgtaccatcgacagtgcctagatccggcaagcccgggtggcccacagacggtgatgaggcatgtggcccatcgggcggcccagttgctgttgatcatgaaggaagaagtccagcccaggatcagcaggccggatccgcaccgacctaggagtgacccggatccagggaggcccatgaggaacccggatccagtacgacatgtatggaaggcggatccgtgacgtgcacggcaagatattgtaccgtagctaggctatctgtaatccggctaggactctccgtgtaaaccctagatccgtgcgcctttataagccggatcccgggagccctagagacacgaccacaactcattgtaacaacgcgaaagcgcccagataattccagacaagcagcagtaggccctgtcatcgtgcaggtgttccgaagctgggtaactcgcgtaccaccgtcccgtgtgcactccgccctatggcccctacttcttctccccctcgtgaggatccctcctccggggtaccgtcgattaggcaacgacagttggcgcccaccgtggggcctgtggcgtctggaggccggaaccgggagggttccgccatgggaagctacgacgacaccatcactgtggggcgcgtcctttacgccggaattcgccgatcgtccctccggatgagtgctggattccggctaggacaaaccccgtcaagctctccatcgtcccaattggcggcattcacatcttcatcggggaaaccgtcgattccgacggaaacccactggtaagtaacgcagacgcgaccgccgcagagctggacgctgtcgcgaagatccgatctgagatgcaggagcttctcaaggaagattccgccttggatctggaaatttcaaagcccacccaatccgcccctgagcaggaaacaaaggtggaagaccaatgcgagATCCGCCGGGTCTCcctgtgttagaaaagcagaggtgccacttcgtacacttcttggcccacaccgccgaaccgcccctcaagcagccggagctggtcccgagcgagtagaggcaccggagcacaacgcggatccggatcaggctcagcttgtcggagaaagcgaagctccggttgaagagtcgattttgggcaatctgagcccaatttccggcgacaccccgtccacggaatctgatgacttcgttcgcaagataagggagtacggataTGGCGATCAGccagaagtcgactccgccccgcCCAAGCAGGTTCTCGCCCCGGTAGCCGCGCTGGGACAACcggatccggagaccaagtcagccaatcggacccccaaccatcccatcaaggatctccaatgtctcgggtgcgaccccaaagggattctccctcggaggaaatcttgtcagcagaagaggtggccgcgcgagtagttcttaacacacctataaccccggcgacgccgcagatccggaggccctagagaccgccgtaaaggaaatgctggccacggcccaagaggctcgccgataccgaagctgcgttaaggataggaaggaCAGATCATGCGgcctggacggaaaacttcgagagacaggaccgcgagattgctgccacactcgagcaagtcaagagcatgagggctgagtgggaggtaaagatgacctatgcgcaggcggaggccgatcgaattgttagagaagcaattccgcctcgcagaatacccttcaacacgcccgcagatcaccagccacggaaactcccaaggacaacatacgtaaagcggaattgctgaagaagaaggacgaagaagttgacatcaactatctccgcacacttgtcgcttcaaagAATGCAAAgaagagcaaggcagatacttcgcgcagttggaatccaatccggataactgtgtatctaccgcgttgaaggacgatgaatcgcacaccggatcgtcggagcgcagaagaagggccagggagcacccaaatccgatcccctttCCGTCACatacgcctccgtcggatccaaggaagggaaaggacgcgatgtaatccggaagagacaaataccgcaacccctcacctccacccaacggttacccgcgaccccctcgccgccgtagtccagcccggaaacaccaggcccgtagggcatggtgcgcttgttatccgcgacaacgtgctgccaagaaacagaacgaggagcgctcgccggaacctcgccggaatcgaaCAATGTTcacgagcccgagcccaggaggagtcggaatgaagaccgcggtccgagcctcgccggaaccgcgatccgtAACCTCGTAGGAGCCGGGACCcgcagcctcgtcggagccgtgacccggagcctcgccggaacgaccagggcagccagcgccaaggcgaaggcagccacagagcCGGAGTCGCACcagaaggccgaggagattcggATGGCGGA includes the following:
- the LOC127309524 gene encoding uncharacterized protein; the encoded protein is MTRSKLHVVQSSDEYMTEEHDNITHNDDESSDFERLSCNGEEGLTESDDEEDEDEDDHDEAGDNCQDENGETVKRGRTKLKKTWNLPKGQRIVVNCNDLNQPIGKEGGRLGYFLGTIARNGKLCSLSYTDWRKLIGERDKKNEQRNKKDILAQVKMRFLYPPRLEKYILKTIGERWRQHKSNLKSFYFDATKSMEANNTNVPRGVIKDQWISLVTNWMSQKAQDISEKNRQNSTMKKSIHTAGTKSFARNREELRQKDPEKKNPHRAVLYIHTHQHKTDKNDKTINEHVVELKNTLAQRPDLADTSKGTAWKGDALNTILGADKAGHVHGLGLVPNPNQVFGVSSSRHFQDIHLTSLEDTRNEDILLVRLQMEKMEQHIKNQDAKILELNEKSLNSRRQGSLGQISTSRDALGIAQTNSKRKRVYGDLHSQQLGTVGKENKRPASHKNKETLVQDENVQPRQGSASAEKDLNIDPQHNDTLEHFKVSSTHTNKGTLVHDENVQPRKESASAEKHGGQSMKISKGTTTTKKANKQQCSTPNSLDANSIDVCTLRLFYS